Proteins found in one Halococcus agarilyticus genomic segment:
- a CDS encoding DUF7522 family protein: protein MDSDLLADGPADRLVRVARTATGDSLRSVTYFTRSDYDQLYLRDDLEQDADLMSFIGHEWHDFKNTRNAYQNSELGAYRHTIRVFENGYLLRITTERNGVFVTTDGLTMQDFEAVANAVTTVLEDRSE, encoded by the coding sequence ATGGACTCAGACCTCCTCGCCGACGGGCCGGCCGACCGCCTCGTCCGGGTCGCCCGCACCGCGACCGGCGACAGCCTCCGCTCGGTCACCTACTTCACTCGAAGCGACTACGACCAGCTCTACCTCCGGGACGATCTCGAACAGGACGCCGACCTGATGAGCTTCATCGGCCACGAGTGGCACGACTTCAAGAACACTCGCAATGCCTACCAGAACTCCGAGCTCGGCGCGTACCGCCACACGATCCGGGTGTTCGAGAACGGCTATCTCCTCCGGATCACCACCGAGCGAAACGGCGTGTTCGTGACCACCGACGGGCTGACGATGCAGGACTTCGAGGCGGTGGCGAACGCGGTCACCACCGTTCTAGAGGACCGCAGCGAGTGA
- a CDS encoding anthranilate phosphoribosyltransferase: MAQTTERHGEWPLKRLMTEVVGSGHKSADDMTREQASEAMARILDREPDDTTLGAFWLANRWKRNTPDELAAYIDVMADESVEFAAPDCDPVDCGANYDGKGRSAILGVGAGVVAAAAGTSVVAHSGDRVPTQKQDAYKHVLDALEIRTEIEPTESAAMVDETGFGFYYQPAFNPGIDALAERRGMMGVRTFVNTIETLANPSGADVHLGSFYHLPYAKRIIDTFETSERYDVPRVVMFQGMEGYDDIRPGSTTVAVGEDGDLDDFTIETPEYGMDFESDDLGVDDVASDSARITEAVLAGERDGAFADAIALNGAFRIYAREDCDSLDEGLAMARDAIADGSAAAVLDELRAF, translated from the coding sequence ATGGCTCAAACCACCGAACGACACGGCGAGTGGCCGCTGAAGCGGCTGATGACCGAGGTCGTCGGCTCGGGACACAAGTCCGCCGACGACATGACGCGCGAGCAGGCCAGCGAGGCGATGGCGCGGATTCTCGACCGCGAACCTGACGACACCACCCTCGGCGCGTTCTGGCTCGCCAACCGCTGGAAACGCAACACGCCCGACGAACTCGCGGCGTACATCGACGTGATGGCCGACGAGTCGGTGGAGTTCGCCGCCCCCGACTGTGATCCCGTCGACTGCGGCGCGAACTACGACGGCAAGGGACGCTCCGCGATCCTCGGGGTCGGGGCAGGCGTGGTCGCTGCCGCGGCCGGCACCTCGGTCGTCGCCCACTCGGGCGATCGCGTCCCCACGCAGAAACAGGACGCCTACAAGCACGTGCTCGACGCCTTGGAGATCCGGACCGAGATCGAACCAACGGAGAGCGCCGCGATGGTCGACGAGACCGGGTTCGGATTCTACTACCAGCCGGCGTTCAATCCGGGTATCGACGCGCTCGCCGAGCGCCGGGGCATGATGGGTGTCCGGACGTTCGTCAACACTATCGAAACGCTCGCCAATCCGTCGGGAGCCGACGTCCACCTCGGCAGTTTCTACCATCTTCCCTACGCGAAGCGCATCATCGACACCTTCGAAACGAGCGAGCGCTACGACGTTCCCCGTGTCGTGATGTTCCAGGGGATGGAGGGGTACGACGATATCCGGCCGGGATCGACGACGGTCGCGGTGGGCGAGGACGGCGACCTCGACGATTTCACAATCGAGACTCCCGAGTACGGGATGGACTTCGAAAGCGACGATCTCGGGGTCGACGACGTTGCGAGCGATTCCGCACGGATCACGGAGGCGGTGCTCGCGGGCGAGCGTGATGGAGCGTTCGCCGACGCGATCGCGCTCAACGGCGCGTTCCGGATCTACGCCCGCGAGGACTGTGATTCGCTCGACGAGGGGCTTGCGATGGCCCGCGACGCCATCGCCGACGGGAGCGCCGCAGCGGTCCTCGACGAACTGCGCGCATTCTGA
- a CDS encoding peptidylprolyl isomerase: MTNATLHTNRGDIEVELHDERAPRTVENFVGLATGEQEWEDDGDTVEKPLYDDVAFHRVIEGFMIQGGDPDESGRGGPGYTFDDEFHDELRHDSAGTLSMANSGPDTNGSQFFITLDSQSHLDDRHAVFGEVTDGMDVVREIGSVPTDANDQPQEEVVLESVEIHD; the protein is encoded by the coding sequence ATGACGAACGCGACCCTTCATACCAACCGGGGCGATATCGAGGTCGAACTCCACGACGAGCGCGCGCCGCGAACAGTTGAAAACTTCGTCGGGCTCGCCACCGGCGAGCAGGAGTGGGAGGACGACGGCGACACAGTCGAAAAACCGCTGTACGACGACGTGGCCTTCCACCGCGTGATCGAGGGGTTCATGATCCAGGGCGGCGACCCCGACGAATCGGGTCGCGGCGGACCCGGGTACACCTTCGACGACGAGTTCCACGACGAGCTGCGCCACGACTCGGCGGGCACGCTCTCGATGGCGAACTCCGGGCCCGATACGAATGGCTCGCAGTTCTTCATCACGCTCGACTCCCAGTCCCATCTCGACGACCGCCACGCGGTGTTCGGCGAGGTCACCGACGGGATGGATGTCGTCCGCGAGATCGGCTCGGTCCCGACCGACGCGAACGACCAGCCTCAGGAGGAGGTCGTGCTCGAATCGGTCGAGATCCACGACTGA
- a CDS encoding NAD(P)/FAD-dependent oxidoreductase, producing the protein MNVVVVGGGIVGLSSAYALAEAGADVTLCESGSLGTGSTARSAGGIRTQFSTPVNVRLSIESLRVWEEFETEFGVDIAHRRSGYLFLARTPETADRFRENVAMQHDLGVDSQFLSPSEAVERCPGLDPDEFVGATYNAADGFADPNLAVQGYATSAREAGVDIRTGTPVVDLVTDGDGVTGVETDAERIDADFVVNAAGAWAATVADLAGVDLPIHPRRRQVAVVDPSRPVAADVPLTIDLERGSYFRPERDGAALVGGHFAETESDVDPDAYSDSMDLDWAATAVERAAAYTSYFDGDSRIRRGWAGLYAVTPDHHPIVEETMPGLITAAGFSGHGFQHAPATGRLVAELCTDGEASLVDIEPLSSRRFEDGDEPVERNVA; encoded by the coding sequence ATGAACGTGGTCGTCGTCGGGGGCGGTATCGTGGGACTCTCGTCCGCGTACGCACTCGCCGAGGCCGGTGCGGACGTGACCCTCTGTGAGAGCGGCTCGCTCGGAACGGGGAGCACCGCCCGCTCGGCGGGCGGGATCAGAACCCAGTTCTCGACGCCGGTCAACGTCCGTCTCTCGATCGAGAGCCTGCGGGTCTGGGAGGAGTTCGAGACGGAGTTCGGCGTCGACATCGCCCACCGACGGTCAGGCTACCTCTTCCTCGCGCGCACCCCCGAGACGGCCGATCGGTTCCGCGAGAACGTGGCGATGCAGCACGACCTCGGCGTGGACAGCCAGTTCCTCTCGCCCAGCGAGGCCGTCGAGCGCTGTCCGGGCCTCGATCCCGACGAGTTCGTCGGAGCGACCTACAACGCTGCCGACGGGTTCGCCGACCCGAACCTCGCCGTCCAGGGGTACGCGACGAGCGCTCGGGAGGCCGGCGTCGACATCCGAACGGGGACGCCCGTCGTCGATCTCGTCACCGACGGCGACGGGGTCACGGGCGTCGAAACCGACGCCGAACGGATCGACGCCGATTTCGTGGTCAACGCCGCGGGCGCGTGGGCGGCGACCGTCGCCGACCTGGCGGGGGTCGATCTCCCGATCCACCCGCGCCGCCGCCAGGTCGCGGTCGTCGATCCCAGCCGCCCGGTGGCGGCGGACGTGCCCCTGACGATCGATCTCGAACGGGGGTCGTACTTCCGCCCCGAACGGGACGGGGCCGCGCTCGTCGGAGGCCACTTCGCCGAGACCGAGTCCGACGTCGATCCGGACGCCTACTCGGACTCGATGGATCTCGACTGGGCGGCCACGGCGGTCGAACGCGCGGCGGCCTACACGAGCTATTTCGACGGCGACTCGCGCATCCGCCGCGGGTGGGCCGGGCTGTACGCCGTGACGCCGGATCACCACCCGATCGTCGAGGAAACGATGCCCGGCCTGATCACCGCGGCCGGATTCTCGGGCCACGGGTTCCAGCACGCACCAGCCACCGGCCGCCTGGTGGCCGAGCTCTGCACCGACGGCGAGGCGTCGCTGGTCGACATCGAGCCGCTGTCGAGCCGTCGGTTCGAGGACGGCGACGAACCCGTCGAGCGAAACGTCGCGTGA
- a CDS encoding ornithine cyclodeaminase family protein, with protein sequence MVLVLTDAEIDEVLALESLASEVEHALVKQAAGEVERPERPHYPVGEGLDSDDPLGTGLVMPAYVHGEDYFATKLASIHEGNAERGLSTLHAQIVLADARTGEPVAFLDGTRITNARTGCIGGLAARELATDPVRIGVVGAGAQARWQTRAIAALCDVESVAVYSPSDSKHECVDVLDEEGIPAKAAESAVDAVRDKDVVVTATTNTDPVFPADALGPGTLVVAIGAYESGMQELEPAVFDRAARVFGDVPEEAATTGDIAATSLTAADFVPMAALFEEGVGRESAEEIVVVESVGSAVFDVAAATAIYEAAQETGLGTDLAL encoded by the coding sequence ATGGTCCTGGTGCTCACCGACGCCGAGATCGACGAGGTGCTCGCCCTCGAATCGCTCGCCAGCGAGGTCGAGCACGCGCTCGTCAAGCAGGCCGCGGGGGAGGTCGAACGCCCGGAACGCCCCCACTACCCGGTCGGCGAAGGACTCGACTCCGACGACCCCCTCGGAACGGGCCTCGTAATGCCCGCGTACGTCCACGGTGAGGACTACTTCGCGACGAAACTCGCCAGCATCCACGAGGGCAACGCCGAGCGCGGGCTGTCGACGCTCCACGCCCAGATCGTGCTCGCCGACGCACGCACCGGCGAGCCCGTCGCCTTCCTCGATGGGACGCGGATCACCAACGCGCGAACCGGCTGCATCGGCGGCCTCGCGGCCCGCGAACTCGCGACCGACCCAGTTCGAATCGGCGTCGTCGGGGCGGGCGCGCAGGCGCGGTGGCAGACCAGGGCCATTGCCGCGCTGTGCGACGTCGAGAGCGTCGCCGTCTACTCGCCGAGCGACTCGAAACACGAGTGTGTCGACGTTCTCGACGAGGAAGGAATCCCGGCGAAAGCCGCCGAATCCGCCGTCGACGCCGTCCGCGACAAGGACGTGGTCGTGACGGCGACCACGAACACCGACCCGGTGTTCCCGGCCGACGCGCTCGGACCCGGCACGCTCGTGGTGGCGATCGGAGCGTACGAGTCGGGGATGCAGGAGCTCGAACCCGCGGTGTTCGATCGCGCGGCGCGCGTGTTCGGGGATGTCCCCGAGGAGGCGGCGACGACCGGCGACATCGCCGCAACGTCGCTGACCGCTGCCGATTTCGTCCCGATGGCGGCGCTGTTCGAGGAGGGTGTGGGTCGGGAGTCCGCCGAGGAGATCGTCGTGGTCGAGAGCGTCGGGTCGGCGGTGTTCGACGTCGCCGCGGCCACGGCGATTTACGAGGCGGCGCAGGAAACGGGGCTCGGCACGGACCTTGCGCTCTGA
- a CDS encoding ferredoxin, with the protein MADEPVDPSDIGERDAPPIAEKPYKIVFEANKCIAAGKCAEVSENWTMNLTSGIAQPESYFIDEDDLDANVEAAEVCPAKKDRGVIHVVDRRTDEEIAPDPEGDGTLSVDW; encoded by the coding sequence ATGGCCGACGAACCCGTCGACCCGAGCGATATCGGCGAGCGCGACGCGCCGCCGATCGCGGAGAAGCCCTACAAGATCGTCTTCGAGGCGAACAAGTGTATCGCGGCGGGCAAGTGCGCCGAGGTATCCGAAAACTGGACGATGAACCTCACGAGCGGGATCGCCCAGCCAGAGTCGTACTTCATCGACGAGGACGACCTCGACGCGAACGTCGAGGCGGCCGAGGTCTGTCCAGCGAAGAAGGACCGCGGCGTGATCCACGTGGTCGATCGCCGGACCGACGAGGAGATCGCACCCGACCCCGAGGGCGACGGCACGCTCTCGGTCGACTGGTAG
- a CDS encoding DUF5813 family protein — protein MTDPSTDGFDSHGAFESQGDGFSLTTVPFDSHAEATDAEYRIVVRVPTLDATTEESVAEAVREGWFETFERRVADAPGVTRAAIDVPAPTVERDADTVRVAFAFEHDDPARAADAAKALAEYVEGTYVEGIVPGYTYEPPVADLLTRARRHGDEGDGEGSSGAMPL, from the coding sequence ATGACCGACCCATCCACCGACGGGTTCGACAGTCATGGGGCGTTCGAGTCACAGGGCGACGGGTTCTCACTCACCACCGTCCCGTTCGACAGTCACGCCGAGGCCACGGACGCCGAGTACCGGATCGTCGTTCGGGTGCCGACGCTCGACGCCACCACCGAAGAATCGGTCGCCGAGGCGGTGCGGGAGGGCTGGTTCGAGACGTTCGAGCGGCGGGTCGCCGACGCGCCTGGCGTGACGCGCGCGGCGATCGACGTGCCGGCACCGACCGTCGAGCGCGACGCCGACACCGTGCGGGTCGCGTTCGCGTTCGAGCACGACGACCCGGCGAGGGCGGCCGACGCCGCGAAGGCGCTCGCGGAGTACGTCGAGGGCACCTACGTCGAGGGGATCGTGCCCGGTTACACCTACGAGCCGCCGGTCGCCGACCTGCTCACGCGGGCGCGTCGACACGGCGACGAGGGCGACGGAGAGGGATCGAGCGGTGCGATGCCGCTTTGA
- a CDS encoding helix-turn-helix domain-containing protein, translating to MGSACVIRGEIPAEEFALYEGLSSLPGVEFEVERIVETGEEAAMPLVWVRGGDHETVADAFENDPSVREIELLSAFDDEQLYRMEWVADVDLVLQMLTNSEATITDAYGTDGRWHLRVLYPDRESLSKTTEFRDEEGLTFDITAIRELEGEPAGRYGLTKEQFEALEAALEAGYYEVPRDVDQNELAEELGISHQALSERLRRATGALVEDALLVGAVPDHDA from the coding sequence ATGGGGAGTGCTTGCGTCATCAGGGGAGAGATCCCGGCCGAGGAGTTCGCGCTCTACGAGGGGTTGTCGTCGTTGCCAGGCGTCGAGTTCGAGGTCGAACGGATCGTCGAGACCGGGGAGGAGGCCGCGATGCCGCTCGTGTGGGTTCGGGGCGGCGATCACGAGACCGTCGCGGACGCCTTCGAGAACGATCCGAGCGTGCGGGAGATCGAACTCCTCTCGGCGTTCGACGACGAACAGCTCTACCGGATGGAGTGGGTCGCCGACGTCGATCTCGTCCTCCAGATGCTCACCAACTCGGAGGCGACCATCACCGACGCGTACGGCACCGACGGCCGGTGGCATCTCCGGGTGCTCTACCCCGACCGCGAGTCGCTGTCGAAGACGACCGAGTTCCGCGACGAGGAGGGGCTGACCTTCGACATCACCGCGATCCGCGAACTTGAGGGCGAACCGGCGGGTCGGTACGGCCTGACCAAAGAGCAGTTCGAGGCGCTCGAAGCCGCGCTCGAAGCGGGCTACTACGAGGTCCCACGCGACGTCGATCAGAACGAGCTCGCCGAGGAGCTGGGGATCTCCCACCAGGCGCTCTCCGAACGCCTCCGACGGGCGACCGGCGCGCTCGTCGAGGACGCGCTGCTGGTCGGGGCCGTCCCGGACCACGACGCATAA
- a CDS encoding thiamine pyrophosphate-dependent enzyme: MHRVIGERALDATPFDADDARALLEDMIRARRFDERAVALQRRGWMSGYPPFAGQEATQVGAAHALAADDWLFPTYRSNAMQLARGVPMSDLLAFRRGHPEFTSDHDLPIFPQAVPIATQLPHAVGAGMAADHMENDHAILCDFGDGATSEGDFHEALNFAGVFDAPVVFLCENNGWAISLPRERQTASPTIAEKASAYGFEGAQVDGMDPLAVRGAIEEALDRARDGEPVLVESLTYRRGAHTTSDDPSRYRDDGPDLPAWRTHDPVERFVEYLTDQGVVDEAFVEECETAANDELDDAVETAEGVPEPGSDELFAHVYAEPTPELDRQRASLAGED; this comes from the coding sequence ATGCACCGGGTCATCGGCGAGCGCGCCCTCGACGCGACCCCGTTCGACGCCGACGACGCACGCGCCCTTCTCGAAGACATGATCCGCGCACGGCGCTTCGACGAGCGCGCCGTGGCGCTCCAGCGCCGCGGCTGGATGAGCGGCTATCCGCCCTTCGCGGGCCAGGAGGCCACCCAGGTCGGGGCGGCCCACGCCCTCGCGGCCGACGACTGGCTGTTCCCCACCTACCGCTCGAACGCGATGCAGCTCGCCCGCGGCGTGCCGATGAGCGACCTGCTCGCCTTCCGTCGCGGGCATCCGGAGTTCACCTCCGATCACGACCTCCCGATCTTCCCGCAAGCGGTGCCGATCGCGACCCAGCTCCCCCACGCCGTCGGCGCGGGGATGGCCGCCGATCACATGGAAAACGACCACGCGATCCTGTGTGATTTCGGCGACGGCGCGACCAGCGAGGGCGACTTCCACGAGGCCCTCAATTTCGCCGGCGTGTTCGACGCGCCGGTGGTCTTCCTGTGTGAGAACAACGGCTGGGCGATCTCCCTCCCGCGGGAGCGCCAGACCGCGAGTCCCACGATTGCGGAGAAGGCATCGGCCTACGGGTTCGAGGGCGCGCAGGTCGACGGGATGGACCCGCTCGCGGTGCGCGGCGCGATCGAGGAAGCGCTCGACCGCGCCCGCGACGGCGAGCCGGTGCTCGTCGAGAGCCTGACCTACCGCCGGGGCGCACACACCACCAGCGACGATCCGAGCCGGTATCGCGACGACGGCCCCGACCTCCCCGCGTGGCGAACTCACGATCCGGTCGAGCGCTTCGTCGAGTACCTCACCGATCAGGGGGTCGTCGACGAGGCGTTCGTCGAGGAGTGCGAGACGGCGGCGAACGACGAACTCGACGACGCTGTCGAGACTGCCGAGGGGGTTCCCGAACCCGGAAGTGACGAGCTGTTCGCCCACGTCTATGCCGAGCCGACGCCCGAACTCGACCGTCAGCGCGCGTCGCTCGCGGGCGAGGACTGA
- the dgt gene encoding dGTP triphosphohydrolase: MNSERRYGTRILGVGDNDDSENEDPVVEIEKPNTTSDKPQSEDQSGRSPFQRDLDRIKYTKEFRRLKDVTQVARAGESYLYHDRLSHSLKVAQVGRRFAEYVIQQEEGTHTISRELDPDMIEAACMAHDLGHPPFGHLAESTLDKLLQEKTNPYRKENDLDPTLGELPENLDATDADNIDAYLQVNSDELAGIRFEGNAQSLRILTRLATHRDAYTGLALTVGVLLGVGKYPYGRGEWFNPDAHKSLDPWPDEPKSVEGFSKGKFGFYEDDENINKAVRYAAVEGDESISGRAAAAGIMDYADDLTYAIHDLTDFYMDGRLPLDRLLREAFAELDEKDQEGLEEADYEQAPRRELEELHRELEYDEEITTPTEVITSLATSAIITGENVSLLNPFDGTPQQRNELEAFTSFLIEYYLNRIYYDDESDHELVDTDDAYISLRFGEQECELYLSDRLEEQLSILQQITKYYVIRQPSLIAQQRGQQRVVRETFEALYDEASKDDLSWSAVPTPYRNWLETEHSHVGNLGNDAEKRARVVADFITSMTEPQVVALHKRLTGDNPGSLQNEIIR, translated from the coding sequence ATGAATTCTGAGCGCCGATACGGAACACGAATACTGGGTGTTGGAGATAACGACGACTCTGAGAATGAGGATCCGGTTGTAGAAATCGAGAAACCGAATACTACGAGCGACAAGCCACAGTCAGAGGATCAGAGCGGTCGATCACCATTTCAGCGAGACTTAGATCGGATTAAGTATACCAAGGAATTTCGCCGGTTGAAAGATGTCACTCAAGTAGCGCGTGCAGGTGAGTCGTACTTATACCATGATCGACTAAGCCACTCATTAAAAGTAGCTCAGGTTGGTCGCCGATTTGCAGAGTATGTTATCCAACAGGAGGAGGGGACGCATACAATTTCTCGTGAACTTGACCCAGATATGATTGAAGCGGCTTGCATGGCCCATGACCTTGGTCACCCACCATTCGGGCACCTAGCGGAATCAACACTTGATAAGTTGCTTCAAGAGAAAACGAATCCTTATCGGAAAGAGAACGATCTTGACCCTACGCTTGGGGAACTCCCCGAGAATCTTGATGCGACCGATGCTGATAACATCGATGCATATCTACAAGTGAATTCTGACGAACTTGCAGGTATCCGATTTGAAGGAAATGCACAATCATTGCGTATCCTCACCCGACTCGCGACCCATCGCGATGCGTATACAGGACTTGCGCTCACTGTTGGCGTCTTGCTGGGTGTTGGAAAGTACCCATACGGACGTGGAGAATGGTTCAACCCAGACGCTCACAAGAGTCTGGACCCATGGCCAGACGAACCAAAATCGGTTGAGGGATTCTCTAAAGGGAAATTTGGATTCTACGAAGATGATGAGAACATCAACAAGGCGGTAAGGTATGCTGCAGTCGAAGGGGATGAATCGATTTCCGGTCGAGCAGCCGCAGCAGGAATCATGGATTATGCGGATGACCTCACATATGCTATCCACGATCTAACAGATTTCTATATGGACGGGCGACTTCCATTGGACCGGTTGCTCAGGGAAGCGTTCGCAGAACTAGATGAGAAAGATCAGGAAGGCCTTGAAGAAGCAGATTACGAGCAGGCCCCTCGACGTGAACTTGAAGAACTACACAGAGAACTTGAATACGATGAGGAGATCACGACGCCAACCGAAGTCATAACATCACTAGCCACCTCAGCGATAATAACCGGAGAGAATGTATCTCTGCTTAATCCATTTGACGGAACTCCCCAGCAACGGAACGAACTTGAAGCATTCACCTCGTTCCTAATCGAGTATTACCTCAACCGAATCTACTATGATGATGAATCCGATCACGAGCTGGTAGATACAGATGATGCGTATATCTCGCTCCGATTTGGTGAGCAAGAGTGTGAACTCTATCTTTCCGACCGACTCGAGGAACAACTGAGTATCCTCCAACAGATCACAAAGTACTATGTAATTCGCCAGCCCTCATTGATAGCCCAGCAACGCGGGCAGCAGCGAGTTGTCCGTGAAACATTCGAAGCGCTATACGACGAGGCTAGCAAGGATGACCTCAGCTGGTCAGCGGTTCCTACACCTTACCGTAACTGGCTGGAAACCGAACATAGCCATGTAGGTAATCTAGGCAACGATGCGGAGAAGAGAGCACGTGTAGTCGCCGATTTCATTACGTCGATGACCGAACCACAGGTTGTGGCACTCCACAAACGGCTTACTGGGGACAACCCGGGATCACTCCAGAACGAAATTATTCGGTGA
- a CDS encoding potassium channel family protein — MRFVIVGAGRVGLRTARVLAEEGHEATVIENDPDQLERLWGDRLEIVDILDGDGANEEDLVDAGIEEADAVGALSGDVITNVMACLIGKSRGCRTVMRIDNDEYEGVYRKYAAEVDEVVYPERLGAIGAKNALLGGTIRAIADIAHHLQLVEFTITRDSPTRGYTLSELELPGDARLLAFGKEGSPLGLPHADDSLEEGDRVVALADFGVLGDVRRIIAGDASRAAGDA, encoded by the coding sequence ATGCGATTCGTCATCGTGGGTGCCGGCCGGGTCGGGCTGCGGACCGCGCGGGTGCTCGCCGAGGAGGGCCACGAGGCGACCGTGATCGAGAACGACCCCGACCAGCTCGAACGGCTCTGGGGCGACCGCCTCGAGATCGTCGACATCCTCGACGGCGACGGGGCGAACGAGGAGGACCTCGTCGACGCCGGGATCGAGGAGGCCGACGCGGTGGGCGCGCTGTCCGGCGACGTGATCACCAACGTCATGGCGTGTCTGATCGGCAAATCACGGGGGTGTCGCACCGTGATGCGCATCGACAACGACGAGTACGAGGGTGTCTACCGGAAGTACGCCGCGGAGGTCGACGAGGTGGTCTACCCCGAGCGCCTCGGCGCGATCGGCGCGAAGAACGCGCTCCTGGGGGGAACGATCCGCGCGATCGCCGACATCGCCCACCATCTCCAGCTCGTGGAGTTCACCATCACGCGCGACTCGCCGACCCGCGGGTACACCCTGAGCGAGCTCGAACTGCCCGGCGACGCGCGACTCCTCGCGTTCGGGAAGGAGGGCTCGCCCCTCGGGCTGCCCCACGCCGACGATTCCCTGGAGGAGGGCGACCGGGTGGTGGCGCTCGCGGACTTCGGCGTGCTCGGCGACGTCCGCCGGATCATCGCGGGCGATGCGAGTCGCGCGGCCGGCGACGCCTGA
- a CDS encoding sodium:solute symporter family protein, which yields MVRLADPIVLTMGAYFVGTVLIAWWFGRGAGSGYVEFTLAGKNLDLLPFTMTYFATFVGGGLTMGIAQKAFIDGISAQWYAMTQGLAWMTISLFIGALYSFDVVSVPDLLGRAFGDRTRYFAALFTLIGQISLTAAQTIGMASIITTVTDVSLEVGFWLSTLVFVGVTVWGGMSSVAWADTLHGIIIIVGMAIAIPVALLNVGGVGAVTSQLPAAGTNWFGVGLVQIGSWYLLYLTVAGAQQHLLQRTWAAKNARVARFGIFLSGLVITGYGVLTATAGLIANAQGAAIDSSLAFAWTLENTLPPVLAGLLLAAAIGGVMSGADSFLLAGATTFVNDLYLPYRGGTGNVSAAHLVRMTRAAILVFGIGAAAIALSGIRIIAVESIGLGIMSVLFAGVVALFWDGTKREAGLPGFVVGGVVFAIWHFALGEPALFGQGPLESAVPATASALVTIVGVSYLSDGTSFSIEEIRRTAARDMERFSVGDATGLGEEGPATDDD from the coding sequence ATGGTACGGCTCGCTGACCCGATCGTCCTCACGATGGGGGCGTACTTCGTGGGGACCGTTCTCATCGCGTGGTGGTTCGGCAGAGGGGCCGGGTCGGGATACGTCGAGTTCACCCTCGCGGGGAAGAACCTCGATTTGCTCCCGTTCACGATGACGTACTTCGCGACGTTCGTCGGCGGCGGGCTCACGATGGGGATCGCCCAGAAGGCGTTCATCGACGGAATCAGCGCGCAGTGGTACGCGATGACCCAGGGGCTCGCGTGGATGACGATCTCGCTGTTCATCGGCGCGCTCTACTCGTTCGACGTCGTCAGCGTCCCCGACCTCCTCGGGCGCGCGTTCGGCGACCGAACCAGGTACTTCGCGGCGCTCTTCACGCTGATCGGCCAGATCTCGCTGACCGCGGCCCAGACCATCGGGATGGCGTCGATCATCACCACGGTGACCGACGTGTCCCTGGAGGTCGGCTTTTGGCTGAGCACTCTCGTGTTCGTCGGCGTCACCGTCTGGGGCGGGATGAGTTCGGTCGCGTGGGCGGACACCCTCCACGGCATCATCATCATCGTCGGCATGGCCATCGCCATCCCGGTCGCTCTCTTGAACGTGGGTGGCGTGGGGGCGGTCACGAGTCAGCTCCCGGCGGCGGGCACGAACTGGTTCGGCGTCGGCCTCGTCCAGATCGGGAGCTGGTATCTGCTCTATCTCACCGTCGCCGGCGCACAACAGCACCTCCTCCAGCGGACCTGGGCCGCGAAGAACGCCCGCGTCGCGCGGTTCGGGATCTTCCTCTCGGGCCTCGTCATCACCGGCTACGGCGTCCTCACCGCCACGGCGGGACTCATCGCCAACGCCCAGGGTGCGGCCATCGACTCGTCGCTGGCGTTCGCGTGGACGCTCGAAAACACGCTCCCGCCCGTTCTCGCCGGGCTGCTCCTCGCGGCCGCCATCGGCGGGGTGATGAGCGGGGCGGACTCGTTCCTCCTCGCGGGAGCGACCACCTTCGTGAACGATCTGTACCTGCCGTACCGGGGCGGCACCGGGAACGTCTCGGCGGCACACCTGGTGCGGATGACGCGTGCGGCGATCCTCGTCTTCGGCATCGGGGCGGCGGCGATCGCGCTCAGCGGGATCAGGATCATCGCCGTCGAGAGCATCGGCCTCGGGATCATGTCAGTGCTGTTCGCCGGCGTCGTCGCGCTGTTCTGGGACGGCACCAAGCGCGAGGCGGGGCTCCCCGGGTTCGTCGTCGGCGGGGTCGTCTTTGCTATCTGGCACTTCGCGCTCGGGGAGCCGGCGCTGTTCGGGCAGGGCCCGCTCGAATCCGCGGTTCCGGCCACGGCGAGCGCGCTCGTCACCATCGTCGGAGTCAGTTACCTGAGCGACGGCACGTCCTTCTCGATCGAGGAGATCCGTCGGACCGCGGCACGGGACATGGAACGGTTCTCGGTGGGCGACGCGACCGGTCTGGGTGAGGAGGGTCCCGCCACCGACGACGATTGA